In Trichoderma atroviride chromosome 2, complete sequence, one DNA window encodes the following:
- a CDS encoding mitochondrial 54S ribosomal protein uL10m (BUSCO:EOG092D4CXI), which translates to MTRIISRAARPCLRRLSSETTNLRGALSLGSYAQNFSTSDAQHATPGLRSVPEGSRPPIEIAPATKLPSARPIDTRKSQMIRTYTSLLRTTPLILFFQHSNLTAVEWAAVRRELKKALDGVPPVNAIPGAEPVDLSSKVQLQVLRTNMLNVALKLVEFYNPETAAASKSTPRTSKGPIVHDLSKAAYEQVKTAEISPESAYAQIEPLMVGPLAGLVIPAVSPAHVAAALSVLAPVPGKFPAPTRRKNPGYYDPTFQNGLAKLVLIGGRIEGKVFDQAGVHWVGGIEGGLDGLRAQLVAILQGAGLGITSTLEGGSRSLWLALEGRKEQLEEESKKDAPAETSS; encoded by the coding sequence ATGACAAGAATAATAAGCAGGGCGGCGAGGCCGTGCCTCCGACGGCTCAGCTCAGAGACGACAAACCTTCGAGGGGCCTTGTCTCTTGGCTCATACGCCCAAAACTTCTCGACATCAGATGCTCAGCATGCAACTCCCGGCTTGCGATCCGTTCCCGAAGGCTCTCGGCCGCCTATTGAGATTGCTCCCGCAACAAAACTCCCCAGCGCGCGACCAATTGATACCCGAAAGAGTCAGATGATCCGAACATATACTTCGCTGCTCCGTACCACGCCCctcatcttgttcttccagCACAGCAACCTCACAGCAGTGGAATGGGCTGCCGTAAGGAGAGAGCTGAAAAAGGCATTGGATGGTGTCCCACCGGTGAATGCTATTCCGGGTGCCGAGCCTGTGGACCTTTCTTCAAAAGTACAGCTGCAAGTGCTGAGGACCAACATGCTGAACGTGGCCCTGAAGCTTGTGGAATTCTACAATCCCGAGACTGCGGCTGCCTCAAAGTCTACGCCACGAACATCCAAAGGGCCGATAGTCCACGATCTGTCAAAGGCTGCGTATGAGCAGGTCAAGACGGCCGAAATCTCACCCGAGTCTGCCTATGCCCAGATTGAGCCTCTCATGGTTGGACCTCTAGCCGGCCTTGTAATTCCTGCGGTTTCTCCAGCGCACGTCGCAGCAGCCTTGAGCGTTCTCGCCCCGGTCCCTGGAAAATTCCCTGCTCCGACTCGGAGGAAGAACCCCGGATACTACGATCCCACTTTCCAAAATGGCTTGGCGAAGCTGGTGTTGATAGGAGGACGCATTGAAGGCAAGGTCTTTGACCAGGCAGGAGTTCACTGGGTCGGTGGTATTGAGGGCGGTCTCGACGGCCTTCGCGCACAGCTGGTGGCCATTCTCCAGGGCGCAGGTCTGGGCATCACATCTACGCTGGAGGGCGGCAGCCGCAGCTTATGGTTGGCTCTGGAGGGACGAAAGGAACAGTTGGAGGAAGAATCAAAGAAGGATGCGCCTGCGGAAACATCTTCTTGA
- a CDS encoding uncharacterized protein (EggNog:ENOG41~TransMembrane:3 (o25-42i54-72o78-96i)), whose protein sequence is MPGAYPAEISEFDTSLGLRLDYEASLAYLAFPPIGAVILLILERNSDYVRFHAWQSALLFTAIMVFHLLFSWSSFLSWIFFIGDLVLMGFLALKAYQDAEILERFEVPFFGSIASRCLDDE, encoded by the exons ATGCCCGGCGCATATCCCGCCGAGATTAGCGAGTTCGACACGAGCCTGGGCCTGAGGCTGGATTACGAGGCGAGCCTGGCGTATCTGGCGTTTCCGCCCATTGGGGCCGTGATATTGTTGATCTTGGAGCGGAATAGTGACTATGTCAG GTTCCACGCCTGGCAATCCGCCCTCCTCTTCACAGCCATCATGGTCTTCcacctcctcttctcctggTCCTCGTTCCTCAGCTGGATATTCTTCATTGGCGACCTAGTCCTCATGGGCTTCCTCGCTCTCAAAGCATATCAAGACGCAGAGATACTCGAAAG GTTCGAGGTTCCCTTTTTCGGAAGTATAGCCAGTAGATGCCTAGATGACGAGTAG
- a CDS encoding uncharacterized protein (EggNog:ENOG41~SECRETED:SignalP(1-19)): MWRLRDLLVVGLAVSGATASTWFPGSKTSDAVYNKWHETELERWLSDQNIPYPTPADRKDLEDLVSKNWNDYVVEPYNKWDTSQLSAYLQARGNDVASEAQKNKDSLLSHVKSNWYETEDSANAGWASVKDWILDSWTDSQLKAFCDKNGIPVPQPRTRDTLLQKARESYQAVADKAGETAAYPGDWLYSTWSQSDLKEWLDKNGFPAPQPTTRDKLIASVRRNSRLAYLKSQEEANSASAKIQAAYTYLTDTIIDAWSESQLKEFCDKNGVPVPQGTKLNELRALVRKHRADILGDTVGASVKAAFGAATSNAQNQYAKATDSASLAAQDAFNQAVDKWSDSRLKAYLDARGVPVPQASKTDELRALVRKNTHKAASGWQAWNFDDYNYDNLKSYLSKHGNAAAKAAAKKKDATREELVSAAQSAYSSASSAGGAQYASATSYLASATASAKQDAFDGWSESDLKAYLDSYGVPVPQGSKIDELKAEARKQSTYFRYGSSSPGGTVLAKIGETAKDGWSWIAKQLNIGSEVAKQEAVKAEAEAKKKGEKLRNEL; encoded by the exons ATGTGGCGACTTCGAGATCTCCTCGTCGTGGGACTCGCCGTCTCGGGAGCTACAGCGAGCACCTGGTTCCCTGGCTCCAAGACCA GTGACGCAGTCTACAATAAGTGGCACGAAACAGAGCTTGAGCGATGGCTGTCTGACCAGAACATCCCATACCCGACTCCAGCTGACCGCAAGGACCTGGAGGATCTTGTCTCGAAGAACTGGAACGACTATGTCGTGGAGCCTTACAACAAGTGGGACACTTCCCAGCTGAGCGCGTACTTGCAAGCTCGAGGCAACGATGTGGCGTCAGAGGCTcagaagaacaaggacaGTCTGCTCTCTCATGTGAAATCGAACTGGTATGAAACCGAGGACTCTGCCAACGCTGGCTGGGCCAGTGTCAAGGATTGGATTCTCGACTCTTGGACCGATTCCCAGCTCAAGGCGTTCTGTGACAAGAATGGCATTCCAG TTCCTCAGCCGCGTACTCGTGATACTTTACTTCAGAAAGCTCGTGAGAGCTATCAGGCCGTTGCGGACAAAGCTGGAGAGACTGCCGCCTACCCTGGTGACTGGCTCTACTCCACCTGGTCCCAGTCCGATCTCAAGGAGTGGCTTGACAAGAACGGCTTTCCAGCCCCTCAGCCAACCACCCGAGACAAGTTGATTGCCTCGGTTCGCCGCAACTCTCGACTTGCATACCTAAAGTCTCAGGAGGAAGCCAATAGCGCCTCCGCCAAGATCCAAGCTGCCTACACCTATCTCACAGACACCATTATTGATGCCTGGAGCGAGTCACAGCTCAAGGAATTCTGCGACAAGAACGGAGTCCCTGTCCCTCAGGGCACCAAGCTTAATGAACTCCGAGCTCTTGTTCGAAAGCATCGCGCTGATATCTTGGGTGACACTGTTGGCGCTAGCGTCAAGGCTGCTTTTGGCGCTGCTACTTCCAACGCTCAGAACCAGTATGCCAAGGCCACTGACAGCGCTTCACTTGCTGCCCAGGATGCCTTCAACCAAGCCGTCGACAAGTGGTCAGATAGCCGACTCAAGGCTTATCTGGATGCCCGCGGCGTCCCTGTTCCCCAAGCCAGCAAGACCGATGAGCTTCGAGCCCTTGTTCGAAAGAACACGCACAAGGCAGCTTCTGGCTGGCAAGCGTGGAACTTTGATGACTACAACTACGACAACTTGAAGAGCTACCTCAGCAAGCACGGAAACGCTGCCGCgaaggccgccgccaagaagaaggacgccACCAGGGAGGAGCTCGTGAGTGCGGCCCAGTCTGCCTATTCATCCGCCTCATCGGCCGGTGGCGCACAATACGCCTCTGCCACTAGCTACCTTGCGTCCGCGACCGCTTCTGCCAAACAGGATGCTTTTGATGGCTGGTCTGAGAGTGACCTCAAAGCCTACCTGGACAGCTACGGAGTCCCTGTCCCCCAGGGTTCCAAGATTGATGAGCTCAAAGCTGAGGCGCGCAAGCAATCTACATACTTTAGATAtggctcctcttctcccgGAGGCACTGTCCTTGCTAAGATCGGAGAGACAGCCAAGGATGGTTGGAGTTGgatcgccaagcagctcaacatTGGCAGCGAGGTTGCCAAACAGGAGGCTGtcaaggccgaggctgaggccaagaagaagggcgagaagctgagaaATGAACTATAA
- a CDS encoding uncharacterized protein (BUSCO:EOG092D0FQ1) has protein sequence MTIIPRLVHRLSSFFSLRSRNAITAAKLVNTENAQSAKMAAPYTPQDVSAVSQMISALDVARKDKRRAGFSCKKTTFAVKQSRDRIEVESWKMMDYDYKRKGLPTYARGLFTTKTSNNAPEIAVRGYDKFFNVNEVKETKWDVILKNTRGPYELTLKENGCIIFVAGLEDDTLLVCSKHSTGDRSDVELSHARAGEVRIEKQLAAVGKTKEDLARELRSRNITAVAELCDDSFEEHILAYEDDKAGLYLHGINLNLPEFATYPSNLVQDFASQWGFIKTDLLVMEDINEVKTFLEDVAKTGAYDGRDVEGFVIRCKMSHNPTELPFQDWFFKYKFEEPYLMYRQWRECTKAMISGKQPKFKKHVKITEEYLLFARRQLAANPKLSKDYNQNHGIIKLRDDFLAYKNIKGSEAATLEGFDRIIMSEVTKDVVLAPIATLGCGKTTLALALTHLFGWGHIQNDNISGKGRPPRFVKALMDQLKEHPVVYADRNNAQKHERKQLIGDIKTQSPETRIVCLNFRHDEESLDDIRRVTQDRVIERGDNHQTIQAASNQDKFLEVMEGFIKRFEECNPSSVPDAGFDLVIDLDPTADSRQNLETLVKELNLSLPNVVKEMPSPEKLDEAMDFALNYKPDFRHTIPDRGGRKDAKAGQQQQQQKAPKKRPLEYMSVDVPTDSVNKLLEKSFKGVGPATSKFFWQLKNTRRVQRKFHVTLMHRATKDQFPELWQRYKELHEAAGGGDAKLGDCDVMLERVVFDERIMAIVVRIVDGEGKWECVNRVAHITVGTRDDAVKPKESNELLAKWLEEGTSEENKIQEVVFEEKPMIKGAVRGVLSR, from the exons ATGACTATAATACCCAGACTTGTACATCGACtgtccagcttcttctcactTCGCTCTCGCAACGCAATCACGGCGGCAAAGCTGGTCAACACGGAAAACGCCCAAAgcgcaaagatggcagcccCATACACGCCTCAGGATGTGTCGGCCGTCTCACAGATGATCTCGGCTCTGGACGTGGCCCGAAAAGACAAACGACGTGCCGGATTCTCCTGCAAAAAGACTACATTTGCAGTCAAGCAGTCTCGAGATCGCATCGAGGTAGAGtcctggaagatgatggactACGACTATAAGCGCAAGGGGCTCCCTACATATGCTCGCGGCCTCTTCACCACCAAAACCAGCAACAACGCCCCGGAAATCGCAGTCCGAGGCTACGACAAGTTCTTCAACGTCAACGAGGTCAAGGAGACCAAGTGGGACGTGATTCTGAAAAACACAAGGGGACCTTACGAGCTGACTCTGAAGGAGAACGgctgcatcatcttcgtGGCTGGCCTCGAGGATGACACTCTTCTTGTTTGCAGCAAGCACTCTACCGGCGACCGCAGCGATGTTGAGCTCAGCCACGCCCGTGCCGGAGAGGTTCGGATagagaagcagctggccGCCGTTGGcaagaccaaggaggacCTTGCCAGGGAACTGCGCTCCCGGAATATCACTGCCGTAGCAGAGCTTTGCGACGACTCGTTTGAAGAACACATTCTAGCCTATGAGGATGACAAGGCCGGGCTGTACCTTCACGgcatcaacctcaacctcCCCGAATTTGCTACTTACCCAAGCAATCTGGTCCAGGACTTTGCGAGCCAATGGGGCTTCATCAAGACGGACCTGCTAGTCATGGAGGATATAAACGAGGTCAAGACGTTCTTGGAGGATGTCGCCAAAACAGGAGCCTATGATGGCCGCGACGTGGAGGGATTCGTCATTCGATGCAAAATGTCGCATAACCCTACCGAGCTGCCTTTCCAAGACTGGTTTTTCAAGTACAAGTTTGAGGAGCCCTACTTAATGTACCGACAGTGGCGAGAATGCACAAAAGCCATGATTTCGGGCAAACAGCCCAAGTTTAAAAAGCACGTGAAGATCACGGAAGAGTATCTCCTTTTTGCCCGGCGCCAGCTGGCAGCCAATCCCAAACTTTCCAAAGATTACAATCAAAACCACGGAATCATCAAGCTGCGGGACGACTTCTTAGCATATAAAAACATCAAGGGATCAGAGGCCGCCACCCTTGAAGGATTTGATCGCATCATCATGTCAGAGGTTACCAAGGACGTTGTCTTGGCACCTATTGCGACGCTTGGCTGCGGAAAGACTACCCTTGCTCTGGCATTGACGCATCTCTTTGGCTGGGGCCACATTCAGAACGATAACATTTCAGGCAAAGGTCGGCCACCGCGATTTGTCAAGGCACTTATGGATCAGCTGAAGGAGCACCCTGTTGTTTACGCAGATCGTAACAACGCGCAGAAGCACGAGAGAAAGCAGCTTATCGGCGATATCAAGACGCAGAGCCCCGAGACTCGAATTGTCTGCCTCAACTTTCGACATGACGAAGAGTCCCTTGATGATATCCGACGCGTGACTCAGGATCGTGTCATTGAGCGAGGAGACAATCACCAGACAATCCAAGCGGCTTCAAATCAGGATAAATTCCTCGAAGTAATGGAAGGTTTCATTAAACGATTCGAGGAATGCAACCCCAGCTCTGTGCCAGATGCCGGGTTCGATCTTGTCATCGATCTAGATCCTACGGCTGATAGCAGACAGAATCTCGAGACACTAGTCAAAGAGCTCAATCTATCACTGCCAAACGTGGTCAAAGAAATGCCAAGCCCTGAGAAACTCGATGAGGCTATGGACTTTGCGCTGAATTACAAACCTGATTTCAGACATACCATCCCCGACAGAGGCGGCAGAAAGGATGCCAaggctggccagcagcagcagcagcagaaggcgccgaagaagaggccattgGAGTACATGTCCGTAGACGTACCCACCGACTCTGTTAACAAACTCCTCGAAAAATCATTCAAGGGAGTCGGCCCAGCGACGTCCAAGTTTTTCTGGCAGCTCAAGAACACGAGAAGAGTGCAGCGCAAGTTTCACGTCACGTTGATGCACAGAGCTACAAAGGACCAGTTCCCAGAGCTATGGCAACGATACAAAGAGCTTCATGAAGCCGCGGGCGGAGGCGATGCTAAGCTGGGTGACTGCGACGTGATGCTCGAGCGG GTTGTGTTTGACGAACgcatcatggccattgttGTGCGCATTGTCGATGGAGAGGGCAAATGGGAGTGCGTGAACCGCGTCGCGCATATCACGGTGGGAACGCGAGATGATGCGGTGAAGCCCAAGGAGAGCAACGAGTTGCTGGCAAaatggctggaagaaggAACTAGTGAAGAGAACAAGATTCAAGAGGTGGTGTTTGAAGAGAAGCCGATGATCAAAGGGGCGGTCAGAGGTGTTTTGTCTAGATAG
- a CDS encoding uncharacterized protein (BUSCO:EOG092D0XLN): MRTTRSKSQNADPMGPSLPSRKRKEIVEAVVESDDEFGGAELEGILSQSEDESGVEESESEGEEPELDEDEDEDEDEDEDEDVPSDAEQDKIPNGKHNKSAFDEEVDDDKPNYRVVKDANGGERYEYEEIDPVYDSDDSDAQGPVNTIGNIPLSFYDSYPHIGYDINGKKIMRPATGEALDALLDSIELPKGWTGLTDPETGKPLNLSQEELELLKKLQMNEIPSDDYDPYPDLIPYFTSIEEKMPLSAAPEPKRRFVPSKHEAKRIAKLVRAIKDGKILPYRPPEPEETEEEEKYFDIWANEEPQDRHIMHIAAPKLAPPGYDLSYNPPPEYLPTAEEKDAWEKLDPEEREKEYLPSQFDALRKVPAYGEFVKERFERCLDLYLAPRVRKNRLNIDPSSLLPKLPRPEELRPFPTVCQTIFRGHSSRVRTVAFSPDGEWIASGSDDGTVRVWALNGHQEWSAQLSSADEPEPVNMVRWRPSKETFILAAAAGEDLFLIAPPIVSEATEQASRDVLDAGFGYATNGASSSAATTADGAKKEPPAKWSRPSSSSLVAKGVLLKATVRSAIKTINWHRRGDFLCTVSPTGQRSSVIIHTLSKHLSQVPFRKLPGLAQTAQFHPTRPYFFVATQRMIRCYDLQRQELLKVIQPGARWISSIDVHPGGDNLIVGSYDRRLLWHDLDLSNRPYKTMRFHPEAIRAVKFHRGLPLFADASDDGSLQIFHGKVVSDLMENATIVPVKMLRGHKVEKKLGVMDVDWHPKHPWIVSAGADMTLRLWA, encoded by the exons AAGAGCCCGAactcgatgaagatgaggatgaagacgaggacgaggatgaggacgaagatgtGCCAAGTGACGCCGAGCAAGACAAAATCCCCAATGGCAAGCACAACAAGAGCGCCTTCGATGAGGAAGTAGACGACGACAAGCCCAACTACAGAGTCGTCAAAGACGCCAATGGAGGCGAGCGCTACGAGTATGAAGAGATCGACCCCGTCTATGACAGCGACGATAGCGACGCCCAGGGCCCCGTCAACACCATCGGCAACATCCCGCTCTCCTTCTACGACTCATACCCGCACATTGGATATGACATCAACGGCAAGAAAATCATGCGGCCTGCCACGGGCGAGGCTCTCGATGCCCTGCTGGACAGCATTGAGCTTCCCAAGGGCTGGACTGGCCTGACCGACCCCGAGACGGGCAAGCCGTTGAACCTCAGccaggaggagctggagcttctgAAGAAACTGCAGATGAACGAGATTCCTTCTGATGACTATGACCCCTATCCA GACCTGATTCCCTACTTCACCAGCATCGAGGAAAAGATGCCGCTGAGCGCCGCCCCAGAACCTAAGCGCCGATTCGTCCCCTCCAAACACGAAGCCAAGAGGATAGCCAAGCTGGTGCGGGCcatcaaggacggcaagatCCTGCCCTACCGCCCTCCCGAGCCGGAAGAgaccgaggaggaggaaaagtACTTTGACATCTGGGCCAACGAGGAGCCCCAGGACCGCCACATCATGCACATCGCCGCGCCCAAGCTGGCGCCGCCCGGCTATGATCTCAGCTACAACCCGCCGCCCGAGTACCTCCCCACGGCCGAGGAGAAGGACGCCTGGGAGAAGCTCGACCCGGAGGAGCGCGAGAAGGAGTACCTCCCCAGCCAGTTCGACGCCCTGCGCAAGGTGCCCGCCTACGGCGAGTTCGTCAAGGAGCGCTTCGAGCGCTGCCTCGACCTGTACCTGGCGCCGCGCGTGCGCAAGAACAGGCTCAACATCGACCCCAGCTCGCTGCTGCCCAAGCTGCCGCGCCCCGAGGAGCTGCGGCCCTTCCCGACCGTGTGCCAGACCATCTTCCGGGGCCACTCGAGCCGCGTGCGCACCGTCGCCTTCAGCCCGGACGGCGAGTGGATCGCCTCCGgcagcgacgacggcacGGTGCGTGTCTGGGCGCTCAACGGCCACCAGGAATGGAGcgcccagctcagctccgCCGACGAGCCCGAGCCCGTCAACATGGTGCGCTGGCGGCCCAGCAAGGAGACCTTCATCCTGGCCGCGGCCGCCGGCGAGGACCTCTTCCTCATTGCCCCGCCCATCGTCAGCGAGGCCACCGAGCAGGCCAGCCGCGACGTGCTCGACGCCGGCTTCGGCTACGCCACCAACGgcgcatcatcatcagcagcgaCCACCGCCGACGGCGCCAAAAAGGAGCCTCCCGCCAAATGGTCGCGCCCCAGCTCCTCGTCCCTCGTCGCAAAGGGCGTCCTCCTCAAGGCCACCGTCCGCTCCGCCATCAAGACCATCAACTGGCACCGCCGCGGCGACTTCCTCTGCACCGTCTCGCCCACCGGCCAGCGCAGctccgtcatcatccacACGCTCTCCAAGCACCTCAGCCAGGTGCCCTTCCGTAAGCTGCCCGGCCTCGCCCAGACGGCCCAGTTCCACCCGACGCGCCCCTACTTCTTCGTCGCCACCCAGCGCATGATCCGCTGCTACGACCTGCAGCGCCAGGAGCTCCTCAAGGTCATCCAGCCTGGCGCCCGCTGGATCTCCTCCATCGACGTCCACCCGGGCGGCGACAACCTCATCGTCGGCTCCTACGACCGCCGCCTGCTGTGGCACGACCTCGACCTGTCCAACCGCCCCTACAAGACCATGCGCTTCCACCCAGAGGCCATCCGCGCCGTAAAGTTCCACCGTGGCCTGCCCCTGTTTGCCGATGCCAGCGACGACGGCTCGCTGCAAATCTTCCACGGCAAGGTCGTCAGCGACTTGATGGAGAACGCCACCATTGTGCCCGTCAAGATGCTGAGGGGCCACAAggtggaaaagaagctgggtGTCATGGACGTGGACTGGCATCCCAAGCATCCTTGGATTGTGAGTGCTGGTGCCGATATGACTTTGAGATTATGGGCATAg